A stretch of the Thiomicrorhabdus xiamenensis genome encodes the following:
- a CDS encoding DEAD/DEAH box helicase has product MTFDEFDLDPILLSAIEKIGYHKPTPVQQEAIPAMLDRADVLAGAATGTGKTAAFVIPALQYLLDEPRPARFPRVLILAPTRELAFQIHKTVKQLGTHCEFPTAVITGGFNQGKQAQTLSNPTDILVATPGRLSKMMEEDQVNLSYVELLIIDEADRMLDMGQGPTVRTLLEAIPGDFQAGLFSATLSGSGVRKFADEILDEPVEILIDAPNRKSEQIQQVSYLANDKDHKHALLTNLLNDPSCQSAIVFCNKKERAIAVTDFLQSQNISAQVLHGDFIQAVRLEKMQKFKSGKIKVLVATDVAARGLDMLNITHVINYDLPYRGDIYIHRIGRTGRAQQVGIAVNLVERHDLKALERIEYHLQQKIPEAKIAGLEPNFTIKSAIKVQSKAQKKKPKKSAKKKAASKKKSKK; this is encoded by the coding sequence CAAACCAACCCCGGTACAGCAGGAAGCGATCCCGGCAATGCTGGATCGTGCCGATGTTCTGGCAGGCGCAGCAACCGGTACCGGAAAAACTGCCGCCTTTGTCATTCCTGCATTGCAGTATCTGCTCGACGAGCCGAGACCGGCTCGTTTCCCAAGAGTATTGATACTGGCGCCGACACGCGAACTGGCTTTCCAGATTCATAAAACGGTCAAACAGCTCGGTACCCACTGCGAATTCCCGACAGCTGTTATTACCGGCGGTTTCAATCAGGGAAAACAAGCGCAGACACTGAGTAACCCAACCGACATTCTGGTTGCAACTCCCGGCCGTCTCTCGAAAATGATGGAGGAGGATCAGGTCAACCTATCCTATGTCGAACTGCTGATCATTGACGAAGCCGACCGTATGCTTGATATGGGTCAGGGACCGACAGTCAGAACACTGCTTGAAGCGATTCCAGGCGATTTCCAAGCCGGGCTCTTCTCGGCTACCCTGTCCGGAAGCGGCGTGCGTAAATTCGCTGATGAAATTCTCGACGAGCCGGTGGAAATCCTGATTGACGCACCGAACCGGAAGTCGGAACAAATTCAACAGGTCAGCTATCTTGCCAATGACAAGGATCACAAGCACGCGCTTCTGACCAACCTGCTAAATGACCCTTCCTGCCAAAGCGCGATTGTCTTCTGCAACAAAAAAGAACGCGCTATTGCCGTAACCGATTTTCTGCAGTCGCAGAATATCAGTGCACAGGTGCTGCATGGCGATTTTATTCAGGCGGTTCGCCTTGAGAAAATGCAGAAATTCAAAAGCGGTAAGATCAAAGTACTGGTGGCAACCGATGTTGCCGCGCGCGGACTAGATATGCTTAATATCACGCATGTCATTAACTATGACCTGCCTTATCGCGGCGACATCTATATTCACCGCATAGGCCGAACCGGTCGTGCGCAGCAGGTCGGTATCGCCGTCAATCTGGTCGAACGCCATGACCTTAAAGCGCTGGAACGCATCGAATATCACCTGCAGCAGAAAATTCCGGAAGCCAAAATCGCCGGCTTGGAGCCGAACTTCACCATTAAATCGGCGATTAAAGTTCAATCCAAAGCTCAGAAAAAGAAACCCAAAAAAAGCGCCAAGAAAAAAGCCGCTAGCAAGAAAAAAAGCAAAAAATAA
- a CDS encoding alpha/beta hydrolase, whose protein sequence is MLFITNRFPKGSIRSRKNRPFKFDLNNNAPSNSVFYCQRHPDGSMNEIMGENLMSELKKSDYRQVLLYIHGYSNLPDDVFEAAQEFQQLCDREKPKEVLVVPVIWPCDNDLGIINDYWDDQKSADSSASSFSRALNHFMQWRDQEAHKPDYAPCLKRINVLAHSMGNRVLRETLQAWNKYDLGAGVPMLFRNTFLVAADIENESVHRDERGRLISDASRNVVVYFAGDDLALRASKVANVRNKVASRRLGHSGPENMNKTPQNVYKVDCDDVNSRYDLKGHSYFRSDGDGNPGLVFKHIFQCIHSGRVFPEDPDQRSTVIRYED, encoded by the coding sequence ATGTTATTTATCACCAACCGATTCCCTAAAGGCTCGATCCGCAGCCGAAAAAACCGTCCTTTCAAATTCGACCTGAACAATAACGCGCCAAGCAACTCCGTCTTTTACTGCCAGCGACACCCCGATGGCAGCATGAATGAAATCATGGGCGAAAACCTGATGAGCGAGCTGAAAAAATCCGATTACCGACAAGTCCTGCTATATATTCACGGCTACTCGAATCTTCCGGATGACGTCTTCGAAGCCGCTCAAGAATTTCAGCAACTCTGCGATCGCGAAAAACCGAAAGAAGTTCTGGTGGTGCCCGTGATCTGGCCTTGCGACAACGATCTGGGCATTATCAACGACTACTGGGACGATCAGAAATCCGCCGACAGCAGTGCCAGTTCTTTCTCGCGGGCGCTTAACCACTTTATGCAGTGGCGTGATCAAGAAGCCCATAAACCCGATTACGCCCCCTGTCTGAAAAGAATCAACGTACTCGCTCATTCCATGGGCAACCGGGTATTGCGCGAAACCCTGCAAGCTTGGAACAAATACGATCTTGGCGCCGGGGTTCCGATGCTCTTTCGCAATACGTTTCTGGTTGCCGCAGATATCGAAAACGAGTCGGTTCACCGTGACGAGCGTGGCCGCCTTATCAGTGACGCTTCGCGCAATGTCGTAGTCTATTTCGCCGGTGACGACCTGGCCCTCAGAGCCAGTAAAGTGGCGAATGTCAGAAATAAAGTCGCCTCGCGCCGTCTTGGTCATTCCGGCCCTGAAAACATGAACAAGACGCCGCAGAATGTCTACAAGGTGGACTGCGATGACGTCAACAGCCGTTACGACCTTAAAGGGCACAGCTACTTCAGAAGCGACGGTGACGGCAACCCCGGGCTGGTGTTCAAACATATCTTCCAGTGCATTCACAGCGGACGTGTTTTTCCAGAAGATCCGGATCAGCGCTCAACCGTTATTCGTTACGAAGATTAG
- a CDS encoding peptidoglycan-binding protein: MTHPTLQRHTISDAVKPLQSLLNRVGAMLSVDGDFGPGTERGVRFAQEAANQTVTGIAGSELWQWLEAQPEPFERLNTDGIAFIAREETGGLAFYERFTKWPHYPGHASGITIGVGYDLRFHSLDAFENDWGELLSQEVVNELSKDIGHKGNRQRSDELKELDINIPFTAAWQVFSRYTIPNFFTQTESIYPSISTLPKPLRSVLVSLVYNRGTSLNGSRRREMRNIQQILQEAENSGLSETERKTILNRVEDEILSMQRLWSTSSGLNKRRQAEANMWRQALHQWQDV, from the coding sequence ATGACTCATCCAACGCTACAAAGACATACGATCAGCGATGCGGTCAAACCCTTGCAATCGCTGCTTAACCGTGTCGGAGCCATGCTTTCCGTCGATGGGGATTTCGGCCCGGGAACCGAACGCGGCGTGCGTTTTGCGCAAGAAGCCGCCAATCAAACGGTCACTGGGATTGCCGGCAGCGAATTATGGCAGTGGCTGGAAGCCCAACCTGAACCCTTTGAGCGTCTGAATACGGACGGTATCGCCTTTATCGCCCGGGAAGAGACTGGCGGTTTAGCTTTTTACGAACGCTTTACCAAATGGCCGCACTATCCGGGACATGCCAGTGGCATCACGATCGGTGTCGGCTATGATCTGCGTTTTCATTCACTCGACGCCTTTGAAAATGACTGGGGAGAACTTCTATCGCAGGAGGTTGTTAACGAACTGAGCAAAGATATCGGGCACAAAGGCAACAGACAGAGAAGCGACGAACTCAAGGAACTGGATATCAACATCCCTTTTACGGCCGCCTGGCAGGTCTTTTCCCGTTATACCATTCCCAATTTTTTTACACAGACCGAATCAATCTACCCTTCCATCAGCACATTGCCTAAACCGCTTCGCTCCGTTCTGGTAAGCCTGGTTTACAATCGCGGTACCTCGCTGAACGGCTCTCGACGTCGCGAAATGCGCAATATTCAGCAAATCCTGCAAGAAGCAGAAAATTCAGGACTTTCAGAAACCGAGCGTAAAACGATTCTTAATCGTGTCGAAGATGAAATTCTCTCGATGCAACGTCTATGGTCAACAAGTTCCGGATTGAATAAACGCCGTCAGGCAGAAGCGAATATGTGGCGTCAGGCGCTGCATCAATGGCAGGATGTTTGA
- a CDS encoding zinc transporter ZntB: MHIYQGVYMQDGLIHALLLDGQGGAKKLEWQQLQSWKPGDGELWIHLDYSVFSVKEWLFHGSNLDISVAETLLSSESRPRFSQFDNGTLMAWRGVNMNPNADPEDMIALRLWYEEGRLITTLRRDLASVEEVSQALMKNKGPTTLAELMVDLAGRMVWKIGEVVDEFEEHMANLEDQVIEHSSARLRSELSSLRRQVIAMRRYLAPQKEALLRFSLEKLPWMTASERVELREVVDRITLTLEDLEALRERAVVGQEELQNRLSEQLNNRMYLLSIITAVFLPLGFLTGLLGINVGGIPGADNPQAFRYFIWLVVVLIAIQLVIFKWRKWF; encoded by the coding sequence ATGCATATTTACCAGGGGGTGTACATGCAGGACGGTTTAATTCACGCTTTATTGCTGGATGGGCAAGGTGGTGCCAAAAAACTGGAATGGCAGCAGTTACAGAGCTGGAAACCGGGAGATGGCGAATTATGGATTCACCTGGATTACAGTGTGTTCTCTGTTAAAGAGTGGTTGTTTCACGGATCGAATCTGGATATTTCAGTTGCCGAAACTCTGTTGAGCAGCGAATCCAGACCGCGTTTCAGTCAATTCGATAACGGTACCCTGATGGCATGGCGAGGCGTAAATATGAACCCCAACGCCGATCCGGAAGATATGATCGCTCTGCGTCTATGGTATGAGGAAGGGCGCTTAATCACCACCTTACGTCGTGATCTGGCTTCCGTGGAAGAGGTTTCTCAGGCGTTGATGAAGAATAAAGGGCCGACGACTCTGGCGGAACTGATGGTGGATCTTGCCGGCCGCATGGTCTGGAAAATCGGTGAAGTGGTCGATGAGTTCGAAGAACATATGGCAAACCTCGAAGATCAGGTTATCGAACACAGTAGTGCGCGCCTGCGTTCGGAGCTCAGCAGCTTGCGCCGCCAGGTGATTGCGATGCGCCGTTATCTGGCACCGCAGAAAGAGGCATTACTGCGCTTCTCTCTGGAAAAACTGCCGTGGATGACGGCTTCGGAACGTGTGGAGTTACGCGAAGTAGTTGATCGTATCACCTTAACCCTGGAAGACCTCGAAGCTCTACGGGAAAGAGCCGTCGTCGGTCAGGAAGAGCTGCAGAACCGGCTCAGTGAACAACTCAATAACCGGATGTATCTGCTGTCGATTATTACGGCGGTTTTTCTGCCGCTGGGATTTTTAACCGGGCTTCTGGGAATCAATGTCGGTGGTATCCCCGGAGCGGATAATCCGCAGGCATTCCGTTATTTCATCTGGCTTGTGGTTGTTTTGATTGCCATCCAGCTGGTTATTTTCAAATGGCGAAAATGGTTTTAG
- a CDS encoding OsmC family protein translates to MTTIVKWQGSGMAFDATASTGHTVRMDAAPEVGGENTGPRPMEMVLMGLGGCTGIDVVMMLQKMSQDIKDVQIEIESERSSEIPKVFTKIHVHFKVYGSELNDKKVKRAVDLSAEKYCSVSKMLEATVEMSHDFEIIEV, encoded by the coding sequence ATGACGACGATTGTAAAATGGCAAGGTTCTGGTATGGCATTTGATGCAACGGCCAGTACCGGGCACACGGTACGTATGGATGCGGCGCCGGAAGTCGGTGGTGAAAACACCGGCCCGCGCCCGATGGAGATGGTTCTGATGGGGCTTGGCGGCTGCACTGGCATTGATGTGGTGATGATGCTGCAGAAGATGAGTCAGGATATCAAGGACGTACAGATCGAAATCGAGTCGGAACGCTCCTCGGAAATTCCTAAAGTGTTCACTAAAATTCATGTGCACTTTAAAGTTTACGGTAGCGAATTGAACGATAAAAAAGTTAAACGAGCTGTCGATCTTTCGGCGGAAAAATACTGCTCGGTTTCCAAAATGCTGGAAGCAACGGTGGAAATGTCGCACGACTTCGAAATTATCGAAGTCTGA
- a CDS encoding type III PLP-dependent enzyme: MDTQDIIQHFAEQTHPDELEQFDRASLQELVAKHETPFMVLDLEEVDYQFKSLQAALPNTKLFYALKSLSHPELIKRLKKLGSYFDLATIGEVELVESLGITGDQCIHTHPIKKDKEIKRALEFGCTRFVVDNFAEMQKFYPYAGQVELIIRVSFRSPQAVVDLSRKFGCTLEELPRLVDDAAAHGISVVGLSFHVGSQSMSPMTHVNAVRSSVAAMKVMSHVDWKFLDIGGGFPIVYQESVSPIADFCVPINEALAELPQGVDVFAEPGRFISGPAMIEVVSVVGKAKRGARMWYYLDDGVYGGFSGQMFDHAAYPIAPLKPFDPTGEFFPSVLAGPTCDSIDVVAEDIELPELEVGDILIGKQMGAYTIASATEFNYYPKPKVVVVEDIFDPESEAL; this comes from the coding sequence ATGGACACTCAAGATATTATTCAGCACTTTGCTGAACAAACCCACCCTGATGAACTGGAACAGTTTGACCGCGCCAGCCTGCAAGAGTTGGTCGCCAAGCATGAAACACCGTTTATGGTGCTGGACTTGGAGGAAGTCGATTATCAGTTCAAATCACTGCAAGCGGCTCTGCCGAACACCAAGCTGTTTTACGCTCTAAAGTCGCTTTCGCATCCGGAGCTGATCAAGCGTCTGAAGAAACTGGGTTCTTATTTTGATCTGGCGACCATTGGTGAAGTGGAGCTGGTCGAATCCCTGGGGATTACCGGCGATCAGTGTATTCATACCCACCCGATTAAAAAAGACAAAGAGATCAAACGCGCTTTGGAGTTCGGCTGTACCCGTTTTGTGGTCGATAACTTCGCCGAGATGCAGAAGTTCTATCCATATGCCGGACAAGTCGAACTGATTATTCGTGTCAGTTTCCGCAGTCCGCAGGCGGTGGTTGATCTGTCGCGTAAATTCGGCTGTACGCTGGAAGAACTGCCTCGTCTGGTGGATGATGCGGCGGCTCACGGTATCAGTGTCGTTGGTCTGTCTTTCCACGTCGGTTCGCAGTCGATGTCGCCGATGACACATGTCAATGCGGTTCGTTCCAGTGTCGCAGCGATGAAAGTGATGAGTCATGTGGACTGGAAATTCCTGGATATCGGCGGCGGCTTTCCGATTGTCTATCAGGAGTCGGTGTCTCCGATTGCAGATTTCTGTGTGCCGATTAACGAAGCATTGGCTGAACTCCCACAAGGCGTTGACGTGTTTGCCGAACCGGGACGTTTTATCTCCGGCCCGGCAATGATCGAAGTGGTCTCTGTGGTCGGTAAAGCAAAACGCGGCGCGCGTATGTGGTATTACCTGGATGACGGAGTTTACGGTGGTTTCAGTGGTCAGATGTTTGACCATGCCGCTTATCCGATCGCTCCGTTAAAGCCGTTTGACCCGACCGGTGAGTTCTTCCCGAGCGTACTGGCGGGCCCGACCTGCGACTCGATCGATGTGGTTGCCGAAGATATCGAGCTGCCTGAGCTGGAGGTTGGCGATATTCTGATCGGTAAGCAGATGGGGGCCTACACTATTGCATCGGCTACCGAGTTCAACTACTATCCTAAGCCGAAAGTGGTCGTGGTCGAAGATATTTTCGACCCGGAAAGCGAAGCACTCTAA
- the speE gene encoding polyamine aminopropyltransferase, which translates to MSQQTYLETLYPTWGQSFVMNEVLFEVNTGHQHLIIFKNEQWGTVMALDGVIQTTEKDEFVYHEMMVHVPMMAHGNAKKVLIIGGGDGGILREVLKHENVDSVTQVEIDQQVIDMCVKYLPNHSAGAYDNPKANIVIADGVDFVNECTEKFDVIISDSTDPMGPGEVLFTSRFYQGIKNCLNDGGVFVAQNGVSFMQTDEVSTTHKRLSPLFAQASFYSGAVPTYVGGIMTFAWATDNLALKEVSLETLQQRFKQSGIKTRFYTPEVHKGAFALPQYVLDAIA; encoded by the coding sequence ATGAGTCAGCAAACTTATCTGGAAACACTTTATCCGACCTGGGGACAGAGCTTTGTGATGAATGAAGTTCTGTTTGAAGTTAATACCGGTCACCAACACCTGATTATTTTCAAAAATGAGCAGTGGGGCACGGTGATGGCGTTGGATGGCGTGATCCAGACAACCGAAAAAGACGAGTTTGTTTACCATGAGATGATGGTGCATGTGCCGATGATGGCGCACGGCAATGCCAAGAAGGTACTGATTATCGGTGGCGGCGACGGCGGAATTCTGCGTGAAGTGCTTAAACACGAAAATGTGGATTCGGTTACTCAGGTGGAAATCGATCAGCAGGTTATCGATATGTGCGTGAAATATCTGCCGAACCACTCGGCGGGCGCTTACGATAACCCGAAAGCCAATATTGTTATTGCCGACGGCGTCGATTTCGTCAACGAGTGTACGGAAAAATTCGATGTGATTATTTCCGATTCGACCGATCCTATGGGGCCGGGCGAAGTTCTGTTCACTTCGCGTTTCTATCAGGGGATCAAAAACTGTCTGAACGACGGCGGTGTCTTTGTCGCCCAGAACGGCGTAAGTTTTATGCAGACTGACGAAGTGTCAACCACACATAAACGTCTGTCTCCATTGTTTGCGCAAGCGAGTTTTTATTCCGGTGCTGTACCGACCTATGTCGGAGGTATTATGACCTTTGCGTGGGCAACCGATAACTTAGCGCTCAAAGAGGTTTCTCTGGAAACTCTGCAGCAGCGTTTTAAGCAGTCCGGAATCAAAACGCGCTTCTATACTCCTGAAGTGCATAAGGGCGCATTCGCACTGCCTCAATATGTGCTGGATGCCATTGCTTAA
- the speD gene encoding adenosylmethionine decarboxylase, translated as MPHSENILVTSNDHFEVVEKTTIIDDTWPTHDQAVEDQTLDHFICRDGKVFAGTHLIIDLWGASNLDNLEVMESALREAVEKAKATLLHIHLHHFTPNGGISGVAVLAESHISVHSWPERNYAAFDVFMCGDSEPEKAIEVLQAAFTPSDVKVDTILRGEVENAKQ; from the coding sequence ATGCCGCATTCAGAAAATATTCTGGTCACCAGTAATGACCATTTTGAAGTCGTTGAAAAAACTACGATTATCGACGATACCTGGCCAACCCACGATCAAGCGGTTGAAGATCAGACATTGGATCACTTCATCTGCCGTGACGGTAAAGTCTTTGCCGGAACGCATCTGATTATCGACCTTTGGGGCGCAAGCAACCTGGATAATCTTGAAGTGATGGAAAGTGCACTGCGTGAAGCGGTGGAAAAAGCCAAAGCGACTCTGTTGCATATTCACCTGCACCACTTTACGCCGAACGGCGGAATTTCCGGTGTCGCGGTGCTTGCTGAATCGCACATTTCGGTTCACTCATGGCCGGAGCGCAACTATGCGGCTTTCGACGTCTTCATGTGCGGCGATTCTGAGCCGGAAAAAGCGATTGAAGTGTTGCAGGCGGCATTTACGCCGAGCGACGTTAAAGTCGATACCATTCTGCGCGGCGAAGTCGAGAACGCGAAACAGTAA
- a CDS encoding HDOD domain-containing protein, which translates to MNPSLQDKIQVAKAILAQQSLPSVPQKVLLLKEEFDKPYPNSVTIANLISRNPEYLSSFLQIANACVAEEKGVIQDAKAAVNLIGLDDVFNLFVSTLFARLLSSSAEEEKILNECMKIGIVAAELSYWVYGVSRSEAYMLGLLQNTGYIFMRRHDPDGYDGMINRLRINPISQFLKEDKRYHTNHAVFSSLLGSKWNLPNKVVKSVLFHHDQDFERKLSASKEVCDLAALGVVSSYLVSGSDNAQYITQELKDYGYVGKQYLKLPDTAIASACAALKKWGNSATFVTASH; encoded by the coding sequence TTGAACCCATCTCTGCAGGACAAAATTCAGGTTGCCAAAGCGATTCTGGCGCAGCAATCGCTGCCGTCGGTTCCTCAGAAGGTGTTGCTTCTCAAAGAAGAATTCGATAAACCGTATCCCAACAGTGTTACGATCGCCAATCTGATCAGCCGAAATCCCGAATACCTCTCCAGCTTTCTGCAAATTGCCAATGCCTGCGTTGCCGAAGAAAAGGGCGTAATTCAGGATGCCAAGGCGGCGGTGAATCTGATCGGTCTGGACGATGTTTTTAACCTGTTTGTCTCCACGCTTTTTGCCCGCTTGTTGAGTTCGTCAGCGGAAGAAGAGAAGATTCTTAATGAGTGTATGAAGATCGGTATCGTTGCCGCCGAGCTATCTTACTGGGTGTACGGCGTATCCCGTTCGGAGGCCTATATGCTCGGTTTGTTGCAGAATACCGGATACATTTTCATGCGCCGTCACGATCCTGACGGTTATGATGGAATGATTAACCGCCTCCGTATCAATCCCATTTCCCAGTTTCTCAAGGAAGATAAGCGATATCACACGAATCATGCGGTTTTCAGCAGTCTTCTGGGCAGTAAATGGAATCTGCCGAATAAGGTCGTCAAGTCGGTGCTGTTTCATCATGATCAGGACTTTGAGCGCAAGCTGTCAGCCAGCAAAGAAGTTTGCGATCTGGCTGCTTTGGGCGTGGTATCAAGTTATCTGGTCAGCGGTAGCGATAATGCGCAATACATTACCCAGGAGCTTAAGGATTACGGCTATGTGGGCAAGCAGTATCTGAAACTTCCTGATACGGCAATTGCCTCGGCCTGCGCCGCCTTGAAAAAATGGGGTAATTCGGCCACCTTTGTGACCGCAAGCCATTGA
- a CDS encoding tetratricopeptide repeat protein, whose translation MVMYKKVTGVVFAGLILGTLSGCSALDCKCVEWDYKQQIRWVCNSEGNMCHSEYDDVMVCVRKECPEEESSKAKKVSPTPKSSSSQTSTQSAAPMQGKSDFDKGVEAYERKDYSEAVRLFKKSAEQGDASSSYNLGVMYRNAEGIPQDLQESAYWYQKAAELGHVKAQYRLGMLYKNGEGIAKDSAQSAVWLQKAAEKGHAEAQSALAQYYYYGWGVESSDKKYGYWTEKAANQGIASAQHDLGLCYEYGQCGVQQDITKARYWYQKSYDNPNGNESIKGASRERLNALPK comes from the coding sequence ATGGTGATGTATAAAAAGGTGACTGGGGTTGTTTTTGCTGGACTGATTTTAGGGACTTTAAGCGGTTGTTCTGCGTTGGACTGTAAATGCGTGGAGTGGGATTATAAACAACAGATAAGATGGGTATGTAATTCCGAAGGAAATATGTGCCACTCAGAATATGATGATGTTATGGTTTGTGTTCGTAAAGAGTGCCCGGAAGAAGAATCTTCAAAAGCAAAAAAAGTTTCCCCTACGCCAAAAAGCTCTTCATCTCAAACTTCCACACAGTCTGCTGCACCCATGCAGGGTAAAAGTGATTTCGACAAAGGGGTTGAAGCCTATGAACGAAAAGATTATTCGGAAGCGGTGCGTCTGTTCAAAAAATCAGCCGAGCAAGGGGATGCTTCATCTTCCTACAACCTAGGAGTGATGTACCGTAACGCCGAAGGGATCCCACAGGATTTACAAGAGTCTGCATACTGGTATCAGAAGGCGGCAGAGTTAGGTCATGTAAAAGCGCAATATCGTTTAGGCATGCTGTATAAAAATGGAGAAGGTATTGCTAAAGACTCTGCGCAATCTGCAGTTTGGTTGCAGAAAGCGGCAGAAAAAGGGCATGCAGAAGCGCAGAGCGCACTGGCTCAGTACTACTATTATGGCTGGGGTGTTGAGTCGAGTGATAAGAAATATGGTTACTGGACGGAAAAGGCCGCCAATCAGGGAATTGCGTCAGCACAGCATGATTTAGGTCTCTGCTATGAATACGGACAATGCGGGGTACAGCAGGATATTACAAAAGCACGATACTGGTATCAAAAATCCTATGATAATCCTAATGGTAACGAAAGTATTAAGGGGGCTTCTAGGGAGAGGTTAAACGCTTTGCCGAAGTAG
- the trpC gene encoding indole-3-glycerol phosphate synthase TrpC, with product MSTPTILKKIIFRKMEEIQEGCDKIPLREMKQKALMMTTSPTKGFADALQAKLDEGKSAVIAEIKKASPSKGVLRDPFDPVEIAKSYAANGAACLSVLTDRDFFQGSNEYLQQVRAAVDLPIIRKDFIIDDYQVYEARVIGADCILLIAAAIGDAQMYELTETALQLGLDVLIEVHNEEELDRALRLPLPMIGINNRDLHSFDVSLQTTLNMLDKIPDDRIVVTESGIHSPEDVALMREHHVNTFLVGEAFMRAENPGEKLAELFK from the coding sequence ATGAGTACGCCAACGATTTTGAAAAAAATTATTTTCCGTAAGATGGAAGAGATCCAGGAAGGCTGCGATAAGATTCCGTTGCGCGAGATGAAGCAAAAAGCGCTGATGATGACTACGAGCCCGACCAAAGGTTTTGCCGATGCTTTGCAGGCCAAACTGGATGAAGGGAAGTCGGCGGTGATCGCGGAAATCAAAAAAGCGTCGCCATCCAAAGGCGTATTGCGCGACCCGTTTGATCCGGTCGAAATTGCCAAAAGCTATGCAGCAAACGGCGCGGCCTGTCTGTCGGTACTGACCGACCGCGATTTCTTTCAGGGCTCCAACGAGTATTTGCAGCAGGTTCGTGCTGCGGTCGATCTGCCAATTATCCGCAAAGATTTCATTATCGATGATTATCAGGTGTATGAAGCACGTGTAATCGGAGCCGATTGTATTCTGTTGATTGCAGCGGCGATCGGCGATGCGCAGATGTATGAGCTGACCGAGACGGCGTTGCAGCTGGGGCTTGATGTTTTGATCGAAGTGCATAACGAAGAAGAGCTGGATCGCGCTTTGCGTCTGCCTTTGCCGATGATCGGCATTAATAATCGGGATCTGCATTCCTTTGATGTCAGTCTGCAAACGACTTTGAATATGCTCGATAAAATTCCGGATGACCGTATTGTGGTCACCGAGTCCGGTATTCATTCTCCGGAAGATGTCGCTTTAATGCGCGAGCATCATGTCAATACTTTCCTGGTCGGAGAAGCTTTTATGCGCGCCGAAAATCCGGGCGAGAAGCTGGCCGAACTTTTCAAATAA
- the parA gene encoding ParA family partition ATPase has translation MAARIFSIANQKGGTGKTTLSMNLAAGLAQQGRALLIDADPQGSASLWSGLSSDSKPFPVSVISVGGHLKREVERFAKDYDFIVIDCPPTLETGVMQAAMDISEAALIPVLPSPVDLWASLRIVEVLEQARIRNRALKPYIVVNQLEPRSALSKAMQQALEEFDIPALENGLRRRAVYRNSAMEGLSVYCIGKRGQTAVEEIEGIIQEVL, from the coding sequence ATGGCGGCACGTATTTTTTCGATTGCGAATCAAAAAGGCGGTACAGGTAAAACCACCCTGAGTATGAATCTGGCAGCGGGTTTGGCCCAGCAGGGACGGGCTCTGTTGATTGATGCCGATCCTCAGGGGTCTGCTTCTCTGTGGAGCGGCCTTTCCTCGGACAGCAAGCCGTTTCCGGTTTCGGTGATTTCGGTGGGCGGACATTTAAAGCGTGAAGTCGAACGTTTTGCCAAGGATTACGATTTCATTGTGATCGACTGCCCTCCGACGCTGGAGACCGGGGTGATGCAGGCGGCTATGGATATTTCCGAAGCGGCACTGATTCCGGTTCTACCTTCTCCAGTGGATTTATGGGCCAGCCTCCGCATTGTCGAGGTGCTCGAGCAGGCACGAATTCGTAATCGTGCACTCAAACCCTATATTGTTGTGAACCAATTGGAACCCCGCAGTGCCTTATCGAAAGCGATGCAACAGGCGTTGGAGGAGTTCGACATTCCGGCTTTAGAGAACGGTCTTCGCCGCCGCGCCGTTTATCGAAATTCCGCAATGGAAGGCTTAAGCGTCTATTGCATCGGAAAACGCGGCCAGACGGCGGTTGAAGAGATTGAAGGAATTATTCAGGAGGTATTATGA